In a genomic window of Phacochoerus africanus isolate WHEZ1 chromosome 6, ROS_Pafr_v1, whole genome shotgun sequence:
- the PRKAB2 gene encoding 5'-AMP-activated protein kinase subunit beta-2, translating to MRARRAPRRWPRGHFRRNRGSLASGAASISITLLVASQRNSHRTIGLGRRENFTGGGPRLRAAAMGNTASERVAGERHGAKAARAEGAGGHAPGKEHKIMVGSTDDPSLFSLPDSKLPGDKEFVSWQQDLEDSVKPTQQARPTVIRWSEGGKEVFISGSFNNWSTKIPLIKSHNDFVAILDLPEGEHQYKFFVDGQWVHDPSEPVVTSQLGTINNLIHVKKSDFEVFDALKLDSMESSETSCRDLSSSPPGPYGQEMYVFRSEERFKSPPILPPHLLQVILNKDTNISCDPALLPEPNHVMLNHLYALSIKDSVMVLSATHRYKKKYVTTLLYKPI from the exons ATGCGCGCTAGGCGGGCACCGCGCCGCTGGCCTCGTGGCCATTTTAGGAGGAACCGCGGCTCGCTAGCCTCGGGCGCGGCTTCAATTTCAATAACTTTATTGGTGGCTTCTCAGCGGAACAGCCATCGCACCATTGGCCTCGGGAGGAGGGAGAATTTTACAGGAG GTGGCCCCCGACTCCGAGCTGCAGCCATGGGAAACACCGCCAGCGAGCGGGTGGCCGGGGAGCGCCACGGCGCCAAGGCTGCTCGCGCTGAGGGCGCGGGCGGCCATGCCCCAGGCAAGGAGCATAAGATCATGGTGGGGAGCACCGACGACCCCAGCCTCTTCAGCCTGCCCGACTCCAAG CTCCCTGGGGACAAAGAGTTTGTATCATGGCAGCAGGATTTGGAGGACTCCGTAAAACCCACACAGCAGGCTCGGCCCACTGTTATCCGCTGGTCTGAAGGAGGCAAGGAGGTCTTCATCTCTGGGTCCTTCAACAATTGGAGCACCAAGATTCCACTGATTAAGAG CCATAATGACTTTGTTGCCATCCTAGACCTTCCTGAGGGAGAGCATCAGTACAAGTTCTTTGTGGATGgacagtgggttcatgatccatCAGAG CCTGTGGTTACCAGTCAGCTTGGCACAATTAACAATTTGATCCATGTCAAGAAATCTGATTTTGAGGTGTTTGATGCTTTAAAGCTAGATTCAATGGAAAGCTCAGAGACATCTTGTCGAG ACCTTTCCAGCTCACCCCCAGGGCCTTATGGTCAAGAAATGTATGTGTTTCGATCAGAGGAGAGATTCAAATCCCCACCCATCCTGCCTCCCCACCTTCTCCAAGTTATTCTTAACAAGGACACTAATATATCT TGTGACCCAGCCTTGCTACCTGAGCCCAATCATGTTATGCTGAACCATCTCTATGCATTGTCCATTAAG GATAGTGTGATGGTCCTTAGTGCAACTCACCGCTACAAGAAGAAGTATGTCACTACTCTGCTGTACAAGCCCATCTGA